AAATGGCTTTACAATAAAATCTTTTGCTCCTGATTGAATAGCTTCAATAACCATTGATTGTTGCCCCATAGCAGAACACATTATCACAGCTGCGGAAGGATTAACTTTTTTTATTTCTTTAACAGCCTCAATCCCATCCATTTCTGGCATAGTAATATCCATAATTACCAAATCAGGATTTAGCTCTTTATATTTTTCTAACGCCTTTAAACCATTTTCTGCTTCACCAAGAACATCATACCCATTTTTTACTAAAATATCCTTTAGCATCATTCTCATAAATGCTGCATCATCAACTAATAATATTCCTTTTGCCACTTTATTTTCCTCCTTAAAATCATATACTTCTAAGTCTTTTTTCTGCTTTTATAATATCTGTTATCCTTATTCCATAATTCTCGTCAATTACAACGACTTCCCCTTTAGCAACTTTCTTTCCATTTACCATTATATCAAGAGGTTCTCCTACAAGTCTATCTAATTCTAAAATGCTTCCAGGTGTAAATTGAAGAATATCATCAATTGGCTTTGTTGTTCTTCCTAGTTCTACAGTTACTTTTAGTAATACATCTTTTATAAGATCAATGTTTTCAGGTACATTTCCTGTTCTCTTATTCGGTGAATCAAAGCTCGCAAAAGCTGCTGGTTTAACTTTTACATTCTTCTGCTTTTTAGGCGGCTTTTGAGGCTCATAATAACTGTCATCATCATCCTCTTCATAATATTCATCATCTTCAATATCATCCGAGTAATCTTCCTGAACTTGTGGCTCAACTTGTTTAGCGACTTGAGGTTCGATTGTTTCAGTTACTTGCTCTTCCTCCTCTGATTCTCCATAAAGCATTCTATTAACCAATGCTCTTGCAAAATCAATAGGTAGGATTTGCATTATTGTGCTATCAATTAAATCGCCTACAGTCATTCTAAAGGATATACATATTATAGGTTCATCAGCTGACAATAATTCAGGGTCTAATTGACTATCTGAAAAATTAACTTTTGAAACAATAGGTGGAGTTATATCAATTTTCTTAGCTAACATCTCTGATAGAGAGGTGGAGGACGAGCCAATCATTTGGTTCATAGCTTCACTTATTGCACTAAGATGAATTTCGTTAAGCTCTTCAGGAATATCTGACTTACCATCTCCTCCTAACATTAATGAAGTAATAATTTTCACATCATCTTCCTTAAGAATTAGTAAGTTCATACCTTCAATACCTATTCTGTAGTTGACCTGAACAGCTATGAATGGTAGAGGATAACTGCTTGCGATAGCTCCTATTGTCGTCTCTTCTACTCTCGGCGTAGTTATTTGAACTTTATGGCCCAAAAGAGTGAATAAAGTTGTGGCAGCAGTTCCCATGCTAATATTACCAATTTCCCCTATTGCGTCTATTTCCATATCATTTAGGCTTTCATTTTTTGGTTCATCGCTCTTAGAGTCGGAACCAGTCATTAGCGCATCAATTTCCTCTTGAGAAAGCATGTCATTCATCATAGTCTTCATCACCCTTTTCTACCACTTTTGTAATCTTAAATGCCATATTATTTTTAAGTGTCCCTGGTCTTCCAAGGTACTTAGTTTTTCCTTCAACATGTAGTTCTAAATCTTCATCAATTTTTCTAGAAAGCTTAATTACGTCACCCTCTTGAAGATAAATAAATTCTTCAACTGTTATGTACGTATCTCCTACAACTGCATTAATATCAATATTAGCTCTTTTTACCCTAGTTTCCAAATATCCTTTATCATCTTCATTAAGTTCTTTTTTTACTGTTGAAAACCAGAACTTTGTAGAAAGATTTGGAAGAATCGGTTCTAAAACTATATGAGGCATACAAATATTCATTAGCCCTTCAATATCTCCAACATTAGCCCTAAGAGTAATAAGTGCTACTGTTTCATTTGAAGATACAATCTGAGCAAATTGAGAATTGGTCTCTATTTTATCTAGCTCAGGATCAAGCTCAATCACATTCTCCCAAGGTTCTATAAGTAGTCTAGAGACATTTGCCATCAGTTTATTTAGTATAGTAGTTTCAATCTCAGTAAATGGTCTACTTTCAGATTCATATTTTCCATTTCCGCCTAAAATTCTATCTATCATAGTAAAAGCTAACCTATTAGACATTTCGAATATTATCTGGCCTGGTAAAGGCATAAAATCTATAACAGATATTAATGCAGGATTAGATATTGAATTATTAAATTCATAATACGAAAGCTCTTCTACTGATATTACATCTATCTGAGTTATAGACCTTAAGTACCCGGATAAATATGTATTTAAAATTCTAGAAAAATTCTCATGAATCATGTGAAGAGTCTTTAGCTGATCTTTAGCTAACTTCTTAGGGCTTTTAAAATCATATTTTTTTATTTTACTTTCTTTTGTCTCTTCCTTAATATCGGAAGCGTCTATTTCACCTGAGCTAAGCGCCGACAGTAAGGAGTCTATTTCACTCTGGGATAATATATCAGCCAAATGTCTTCACCTCTCTTACTGTATAATATAGTCCGTAAAATACACATTGCTAATATCATTAGTTCCAATTATTTCAGAAACTTTTTTAGTAATGTCCTTTTTAATATTTTCAATGCCACTTTCGCTCATCATAGTTTTAACATCCTGAGATATTAAAACAGAAAGAATATAATCTCTTATAGGCTCTACATTCTGCTCTATCAATTTTGGTGTCTTTTTGTTTGTAGTTTCTATTACAATCTTGCCTTTAAAATATCTTCCAGAGCTTCCTATATTTGTAGAAAAATCGCCTAAATCATATTTATACGTATCGATTTTCTTTGGAGAGCTGTCCGAAGGA
This is a stretch of genomic DNA from Acetoanaerobium sticklandii. It encodes these proteins:
- a CDS encoding response regulator — its product is MAKGILLVDDAAFMRMMLKDILVKNGYDVLGEAENGLKALEKYKELNPDLVIMDITMPEMDGIEAVKEIKKVNPSAAVIMCSAMGQQSMVIEAIQSGAKDFIVKPFQADRIIEAVRKVIG
- the fliY gene encoding flagellar motor switch phosphatase FliY, coding for MMNDMLSQEEIDALMTGSDSKSDEPKNESLNDMEIDAIGEIGNISMGTAATTLFTLLGHKVQITTPRVEETTIGAIASSYPLPFIAVQVNYRIGIEGMNLLILKEDDVKIITSLMLGGDGKSDIPEELNEIHLSAISEAMNQMIGSSSTSLSEMLAKKIDITPPIVSKVNFSDSQLDPELLSADEPIICISFRMTVGDLIDSTIMQILPIDFARALVNRMLYGESEEEEQVTETIEPQVAKQVEPQVQEDYSDDIEDDEYYEEDDDDSYYEPQKPPKKQKNVKVKPAAFASFDSPNKRTGNVPENIDLIKDVLLKVTVELGRTTKPIDDILQFTPGSILELDRLVGEPLDIMVNGKKVAKGEVVVIDENYGIRITDIIKAEKRLRSI
- the fliM gene encoding flagellar motor switch protein FliM; translation: MADILSQSEIDSLLSALSSGEIDASDIKEETKESKIKKYDFKSPKKLAKDQLKTLHMIHENFSRILNTYLSGYLRSITQIDVISVEELSYYEFNNSISNPALISVIDFMPLPGQIIFEMSNRLAFTMIDRILGGNGKYESESRPFTEIETTILNKLMANVSRLLIEPWENVIELDPELDKIETNSQFAQIVSSNETVALITLRANVGDIEGLMNICMPHIVLEPILPNLSTKFWFSTVKKELNEDDKGYLETRVKRANIDINAVVGDTYITVEEFIYLQEGDVIKLSRKIDEDLELHVEGKTKYLGRPGTLKNNMAFKITKVVEKGDEDYDE
- a CDS encoding flagellar basal body-associated FliL family protein — protein: MDNKKLATFSIAVFVVSVLVFATTLYLVFFRAPAPSDSSPKKIDTYKYDLGDFSTNIGSSGRYFKGKIVIETTNKKTPKLIEQNVEPIRDYILSVLISQDVKTMMSESGIENIKKDITKKVSEIIGTNDISNVYFTDYIIQ